In Apostichopus japonicus isolate 1M-3 chromosome 5, ASM3797524v1, whole genome shotgun sequence, a single window of DNA contains:
- the LOC139967830 gene encoding uncharacterized protein isoform X3, translated as MSQCPFSPELEFDNSNQKTRGQPLVDLLQSPLSESSTQSILKPSSKENIISFTPPPNRSLKVTFQTPILTPKFPPAKVTAYEAVRELDEKENWSERAEVIFKTEHEQLVEVVEGFLEDLINHIPLIAKTVTDPPTVGEADRPDSPPSEAPSNHPRTMSEEMPIPKKEKKSIYEMTDEELARMDPFSSSAKGITNSPPVKTSGKSIYELSDEDLAKMNPFASKTTVQNSPPRQAADMNANAMDSETKVETKQEAEPANNSEEEKKDEVKSASPPEQSTEEKKPKKRSPGNKKPTKLKGPRKVTKKPSPKKEIVETEEVKEEAPIDLSSGDIPSTQDVNMNREDMVVGDQQDLPTNGPVGDDDIPVITEDEFRPGTEGRRGNQISPDEMEFRRAERVFASDDPAAFDMDFLEKMGDSNDFHASALARQSLYVKFDPLMKDLNGQKQGVTLPASSVPPTILEGEDLLQMQTPPQRRSAAPVGKETQPPTSQETVSGVDKLLSYSPSRDETEAEDKQPETEVDGVESQEGSPPFVKAAEEGIVQPLRYSQADLEAAIETKVRIALEHAGRESRKKYDDYDKEMKDMTTQQQSLEKSNAEMRALTAEYEKAMQQLMGDISQTKTSSDDRVQQLQKEKDQALEDLSSVENAFSDLHKRYEKLKATVQGYKKNEDVLKKCVEEHQSQLKKQELKYQTLKGHAEDKIKVANEEIDKMKKSYGAEISGLQANLKREQLKVASLERTVEEKTRENKELTNICDELISQVGGGGH; from the exons GTAACCTTTCAGACTCCCATTCTCACGCCAAAGTTTCCTCCCGCAAAGGTAACTGCCTATGAAGCAGTGAGGGAGCTAGACGAGAAAGAAAATTGGTCAGAGCGTGCAGAGGTCATCTTCAAAACTGAGCACGAGCAACTGGTAGAAGTCGTAGAAGGCTTTCTGGAGGATTTGATTAATCACATACCTTTAAT TGCTAAGACTGTAACAGATCCTCCCACCGTAGGAGAGGCTGACAGACCTGATTCACCACCAAGCGAGGCACCCTCGAATCATCCAAGAACCATGTCGGAGGAGATGCCCATTccgaagaaggagaagaagagcATTTACGAGATGACAGACGAGGAACTGGCTAGAATGGATCCTTTTTCATCCTCAGCGAAAGGAATAACAAATTCACCCCCGGTGAAAACCTCTGGGAAAAGTATATACGAACTAAGCGACGAAGACTTAGCTAAAATGAACCCGTTCGCATCAAAGACCACGGTACAGAACTCACCACCGAGGCAAGCTGCTGATATGAATGCTAATGCCATGGACAGTGAAACCAAGGTGGAAACAAAGCAAGAGGCAGAACCCGCCAACAACAGTGAAGAGGAAAAGAAAGATGAAGTCAAGTCTGCATCTCCGCCTGAGCAATCCACAGAAGAAAAGAAGCCAAAAAAGAGATCACCTGGAAATAAAAA gCCTACCAAATTAAAGGGTCCAAGGAAAGTTACCAAGAAGCCATCACCAAAGAAAGAGATTGTAGAAACAGAAGAAGTAAAAGAAGAAGCCCCCATAGATTTAAGCAGCGGTGACATTCCTTCTACGCAAGATGTGAACATGAACAGGGAAGACATGGTAGTTGGAGACCAACAAGATTTGCCAACAA atgGGCCAGTTGGTGACGATGATATTCCAGTTATTACGGAAGATGAATTCAGGCCCGGAACAGAAG GTCGTCGTGGGAATCAAATAAGTCCTGACGAAATGGAATTTCGTCGGGCTGAGAGAG TGTTTGCCAGTGACGATCCTGCAGCATTTGATATGGACTTCTTGGAGAAGATGGGTGACTCAAACGAT TTCCATGCATCAGCACTTGCCCGTCAGTCACTCTATGTCAAGTTTGATCCTCTCATGAAGGACCTCAATGGACAGA AACAAGGGGTTACTCTTCCAGCTTCGTCGGTACCCCCAACGATCCTCGAAGGGGAGGATCTTCTACAGATGCAGACGCCTCCTCAAAGGAGATCTGCCGCCCCCGTTGGCAAAGAGACACAACCTCCAACGTCTCAGGAAACGGTATCAGGTGTTGACAAACTACTCTCCTACAGTCCTTCAAGAGATGAGACA GAGGCTGAAGACAAACAACCAGAAACAGAAGTAGATGGAGTAGAATCTCAAGAAGGATCTCCTCCATTTGTCAAAGCAGCAGAAGAAGGTATTGTCCAG CCATTGAGGTACTCACAAGCAGACCTAGAGGCAGCCATCGAAACAAAAGTACGGATTGCTCTGGAACACGCTGGAAGAGAG tcaCGAAAGAAGTATGATGACTATGATAAGGAGATGAAAGATATGACAACCCAACAACAATCTCTTGAAAAGTCTAATGCAGAAATGAG GGCCTTGACTGCTGAATATGAAAAAGCTATGCAGCAGTTAATGG gCGATATTAGTCAGACAAAGACCTCCAGCGATGACAGAGTCCAACAACTACAGAAGGAGAAAGACCAGGCTTTAGAAGACTTAAGCTCAGTAGAGAATGCATTTAGTGACCTTCACAAAAGATATGAAAAACTCAAGGCCACAGTACAAGGATATAAGAAG AATGAAGATGTTTTAAAGAAATGTGTAGAGGAACATCAGTCACAGTTGAAGAAACAAGAACTGAAGTATCAAACTTTGAAAGGCCATGCAGAAGACAAGATCAAAGT AGCAAACGAAGAGATTGACAAGATGAAGAAGAGTTACGGCGCAGAAATCTCAGGGCTCCAAGCTAATTTGAAACGAGAACAGCTAAAGGTGGCAAGCTTAGAGAGAACTGTTGAAGAAAAG ACGAGAGAAAACAAAGAACTAACCAACATTTGTGACGAGCTCATTTCACAAGTCGGTGGAGGCGGTCACTGA